In Acidobacteriota bacterium, one DNA window encodes the following:
- a CDS encoding ThuA domain-containing protein, protein MRCCHARRRRVVRALFLIAAAAACGSTSTTTPTTPAQDVRRPRVLMLTATAGFRHEAIDTARLVMPGLVASTGAFTVTMTEDLEVLQAATLSTYDVLMFALTSGDLALRPDQKQALLDFVRGGGGFIGVHSATDTLYGWPEYGDMLGAYFKEHPWTRQATVIVENTTHPATAGLGASFAITDEFYTFRENPRPRVQTLLSLDAASVGATGDYPLAWVREYGRGRVYYNALGHFAATWSDPRFQRQISGAIAWAGAGAASGN, encoded by the coding sequence ATGCGATGCTGCCACGCACGACGTCGACGGGTCGTCCGCGCCCTCTTTCTCATCGCTGCCGCGGCCGCCTGCGGCTCGACCTCGACGACGACGCCGACCACGCCGGCGCAGGACGTGCGGCGTCCGCGCGTGCTGATGCTCACCGCCACCGCGGGCTTTCGGCACGAGGCGATCGACACCGCGCGGCTCGTGATGCCCGGCCTCGTCGCCTCCACGGGCGCGTTCACGGTGACGATGACCGAGGACCTGGAAGTGCTGCAGGCGGCGACGCTGTCGACCTACGACGTGCTGATGTTCGCGCTGACGAGCGGCGATCTGGCGCTGCGGCCGGATCAGAAGCAGGCCCTGCTCGACTTCGTGCGCGGCGGCGGCGGCTTCATCGGCGTGCACAGCGCCACCGATACGCTTTACGGCTGGCCCGAGTACGGCGACATGCTCGGGGCGTACTTCAAGGAGCATCCCTGGACCCGCCAGGCGACCGTCATCGTCGAGAACACGACGCATCCGGCGACGGCCGGGCTGGGCGCGTCGTTCGCGATCACCGACGAGTTCTACACGTTCCGCGAGAACCCACGCCCGCGAGTGCAGACGCTGCTGAGCCTGGACGCCGCCTCGGTTGGCGCCACCGGCGACTATCCGCTCGCCTGGGTGCGCGAGTACGGCAGAGGCCGCGTGTACTACAACGCGCTCGGGCACTTCGCCGCGACGTGGAGCGACCCGCGGTTCCAGCGCCAGATCAGCGGGGCAATCGCTTGGGCCGGCGCTGGGGCCGCCTCGGGAAACTGA
- the iolB gene encoding 5-deoxy-glucuronate isomerase has translation MRQYTAENLVVRPGGASDPNIIVEVTPAVAGWDTFSFQARRLSSGERWTFDTGPHELVLVVLGGMLDIASNRGAWAGVGGRAHVFAGLPHALYLPPRTAFTATATSPCEFAVAWVPAEERYGPRLVTPADVVVEIRGGDQATRHINRLIWPGFPCDRLVLVEVYTPGGNWSSYPPHKHDVHRAAADGTLLEADLDEIYYYKIDRPEGFAIQRVYTDATSPLQQAGLPIDATMTVRSDDVVIVPEGYHPVACPVGYTAYYLNVLAGSAQSLANVDDPDYAWVTATYRAADPRVPVYDVGRR, from the coding sequence TTGCGGCAATACACGGCTGAGAATCTCGTCGTTCGGCCAGGCGGCGCGAGCGATCCGAACATCATCGTCGAGGTGACGCCGGCCGTGGCCGGCTGGGACACGTTCTCGTTCCAGGCGCGGCGGTTGTCGAGCGGAGAGCGGTGGACGTTCGACACCGGGCCGCACGAGCTCGTGCTCGTCGTGCTCGGCGGCATGCTCGACATCGCGTCCAACCGAGGCGCGTGGGCCGGCGTCGGCGGTCGGGCCCACGTGTTCGCCGGGCTGCCGCACGCGCTGTACTTGCCTCCCCGCACCGCCTTCACGGCGACGGCGACGAGCCCGTGCGAGTTCGCGGTGGCCTGGGTGCCGGCTGAAGAACGCTACGGCCCGCGGCTCGTCACGCCGGCCGACGTCGTGGTCGAGATCCGCGGCGGCGATCAGGCCACGCGCCACATCAACCGGCTGATCTGGCCCGGCTTCCCCTGCGATCGGCTGGTGCTGGTCGAGGTGTACACGCCGGGCGGCAACTGGTCCAGTTACCCGCCACACAAGCACGACGTGCACCGCGCGGCGGCGGACGGCACGCTGCTCGAAGCGGATCTCGACGAGATCTACTACTACAAGATCGATCGCCCGGAGGGGTTCGCCATCCAGCGCGTCTACACGGACGCGACGTCGCCGCTGCAGCAGGCCGGCCTGCCGATCGACGCGACGATGACGGTGAGAAGCGACGACGTGGTGATCGTGCCGGAAGGGTACCACCCGGTGGCCTGTCCCGTGGGCTACACCGCGTATTACCTGAACGTGCTGGCCGGCTCGGCGCAGAGCCTCGCGAACGTCGACGATCCCGATTACGCCTGGGTCACGGCGACGTATCGCGCCGCCGACCCGCGCGTCCCGGTCTACGATGTCGGCCGGCGCTGA
- a CDS encoding PQQ-binding-like beta-propeller repeat protein, translated as MRRIAIAVAAAIAAAASLRAGSAPDGRQSAAPAVKASWLMDGGDPQRTSWQRHETIISPATVRDMTLLWTLQTDNEPRQMHNLFPPLLVPDVATAGGPRDIGVLAGVSDNIYGVDLATGRQLWKRRFDSTFTPPANGQGYGPLCPGGLTATPLVVPAGQPGKYRIYAISWDGRLRQLDVATGEDLAPAEPFLPPNGKPYALNIHENVLYTTTAQGCGGNPNQFYSYDLETKKVGSFNPGSGGLWPRLGPSIGKDGRVYAGSGDGDYYPAQQVYGQAIVAAKQNPLTKAMELADWYAPSNAYWLRKRDLDMNVTGPVFDYKGREYTVQSSKECRLWLLDTSALGGEDHRTPVYRTPLVCNEEVQFASAGVWGALATWEEPNGTRWILMPFWGPKHSKFSAPIEHGEVVHGAIAAFRMETAGTEVRLAPAWLSRDMNMADPALVANGVVFGYGSGEDGTQATADIGLAYNTAANRIARSTHAVLYALDAKTGETLWSSGDTITSFNHFTSLSMANGRVYIGTYDGKLYCFGIRP; from the coding sequence ATGAGACGTATCGCCATCGCCGTGGCCGCTGCGATCGCCGCGGCCGCGTCCCTGCGGGCCGGGTCGGCCCCTGACGGCCGCCAGTCGGCCGCGCCGGCGGTGAAGGCCAGTTGGCTCATGGACGGCGGCGATCCGCAGCGCACGTCATGGCAGCGGCACGAGACGATCATCAGCCCGGCCACCGTCCGCGACATGACGCTGCTCTGGACGCTGCAGACCGACAACGAGCCGCGGCAGATGCACAATCTCTTTCCGCCGCTGCTCGTGCCGGACGTGGCGACCGCCGGCGGGCCGCGAGACATCGGCGTGCTCGCCGGCGTCTCGGACAACATCTACGGCGTCGACCTCGCGACCGGCCGGCAGCTCTGGAAGCGCCGGTTCGACAGCACCTTCACGCCGCCGGCCAACGGCCAGGGCTACGGGCCGCTCTGCCCCGGCGGCCTGACCGCCACGCCGCTCGTCGTGCCGGCCGGACAGCCGGGCAAGTACCGGATCTACGCCATCTCCTGGGATGGCCGGCTCAGGCAGCTCGACGTCGCGACCGGCGAAGACCTCGCGCCCGCCGAACCCTTCCTGCCGCCGAACGGCAAGCCCTACGCGCTCAACATCCACGAGAACGTGCTCTACACGACGACGGCGCAGGGCTGCGGCGGCAACCCGAACCAGTTCTACTCGTACGACCTCGAGACGAAGAAGGTCGGCAGCTTCAATCCCGGCAGCGGCGGACTGTGGCCGAGGCTCGGTCCGTCGATCGGCAAGGACGGCCGCGTGTACGCGGGCAGCGGCGACGGCGACTACTACCCGGCCCAGCAGGTGTACGGCCAGGCGATCGTCGCGGCGAAACAGAATCCGCTGACGAAAGCCATGGAGCTCGCCGACTGGTACGCGCCATCGAACGCCTACTGGCTCCGCAAGCGCGATCTCGACATGAACGTCACCGGCCCGGTGTTCGACTACAAGGGCCGGGAGTACACGGTCCAGTCGAGCAAGGAGTGCCGTCTCTGGCTGCTCGACACGTCGGCGCTCGGCGGCGAAGACCATCGCACGCCGGTATATCGGACGCCCCTCGTCTGCAACGAGGAAGTGCAGTTCGCCTCGGCGGGCGTGTGGGGCGCGCTCGCCACGTGGGAGGAGCCGAACGGCACGCGCTGGATCCTGATGCCCTTCTGGGGACCGAAGCACTCGAAGTTCAGCGCGCCGATCGAGCATGGCGAGGTGGTGCACGGTGCGATCGCCGCGTTCCGGATGGAGACGGCCGGCACAGAGGTGCGGCTGGCGCCGGCCTGGCTGTCGCGCGACATGAACATGGCTGACCCCGCGCTCGTCGCCAACGGCGTCGTCTTCGGCTACGGCAGCGGCGAGGACGGCACGCAGGCGACCGCCGACATCGGGCTGGCCTACAACACGGCCGCCAATCGCATCGCCCGCTCGACGCACGCCGTCCTCTACGCGCTCGACGCGAAGACGGGCGAGACGCTGTGGTCGAGCGGCGACACGATCACGTCGTTCAACCACTTCACGAGCCTGTCGATGGCGAACGGCCGCGTGTACATCGGGACCTACGACGGGAAGTTGTACTGCTTCGGGATCAGGCCGTAA
- a CDS encoding helix-hairpin-helix domain-containing protein, whose product MRERRVRVAGSSLLVAAFLLVGPRPVLAQLPDGPGKETVVKVCGVCHDPAIAASIKLTRDGWQTTIGDMVSRGAKASDEDLNAILDYLSRHFLGEADKPLNMNLATAVELESVLELLRKEAAALIAEREKRKGFTSIDDLKNIPGVPFKKIEAKKDRLVFVILPPNPPSSP is encoded by the coding sequence ATGCGTGAGCGCCGGGTTCGGGTGGCTGGATCGAGCTTGCTGGTGGCGGCGTTCCTGCTGGTTGGCCCGCGGCCCGTGCTCGCGCAGCTTCCGGACGGGCCGGGCAAGGAGACCGTCGTCAAGGTGTGCGGCGTGTGCCACGACCCGGCGATCGCGGCGTCCATCAAGCTCACGCGCGACGGCTGGCAGACGACGATCGGCGACATGGTCTCGCGCGGGGCGAAGGCCAGCGACGAGGATCTGAACGCGATCCTCGATTACCTCAGCCGCCACTTCCTCGGCGAGGCCGACAAGCCGCTGAACATGAACCTGGCCACGGCCGTCGAGCTCGAGAGCGTGCTCGAGCTGCTGCGGAAGGAAGCGGCGGCGCTCATCGCCGAGCGCGAAAAGCGCAAGGGATTCACCTCGATCGACGACCTCAAGAACATCCCCGGCGTGCCGTTCAAGAAGATCGAGGCGAAGAAAGATCGGCTGGTCTTCGTCATCTTGCCGCCGAACCCGCCGTCCTCGCCGTAG
- a CDS encoding PQQ-binding-like beta-propeller repeat protein, whose translation MTRMPLTLPLTAVLTLASAMAVRGQGGEWTTSRFDAQQTAWVRADERLTKDAVTSGNFKFLWRAELDNETRQLNALTPPVILDRLIGYRGFKALAFVGGSADRVFAIDTDLNRPYWTAHLTYSAATGGQPPSTWLCPGGLTATPTRRTNLAPSAFGRGGGGGRGARSGSAVGEPGQGAAVLAQQRGRGPAPAAPPPAGPARGARAAVPPVPFGGVDPIYAVGSDGLLRTLRASNGSEAAAPIPFLPPDVRASALIWIDGVVYTTTSHDCGAVPNAIWALDTTTPEHKVTKWETGGADFVGGGTPAFAADGTLFVTLGAEPVRRATVLSASAAPVARHAHAVVALDRETLTVKNWFSVPGLELTSPPIVVRRGNRDLVAVTASDGKLYLLDAAALGGADHRTAVAVSDAFTAPGAMPGLATWQDASTQWILATSGAAPAGGAAFAGNGVAAAGSVVAFRLVEKGGTLAVEPAWRSRNVPAPTPPTVVNGLVFVAASGEHRPAGEMSAAARASRSTNGVLYALDGASGKELWNSGLTIRSFVRGGIVAAAGQVYLVTYDNRLYAFGVPMEH comes from the coding sequence ATGACGCGAATGCCGCTGACGCTGCCGTTGACCGCCGTCCTCACGCTCGCCTCCGCCATGGCCGTGCGCGGCCAGGGCGGCGAGTGGACGACGAGCCGGTTCGACGCGCAGCAGACCGCGTGGGTCCGGGCCGATGAGCGCCTCACGAAGGACGCCGTCACGAGCGGCAACTTCAAGTTCCTGTGGCGCGCCGAGCTCGACAACGAGACGCGCCAGCTCAACGCGCTCACGCCGCCGGTGATCCTCGACCGGCTGATCGGCTATCGCGGCTTCAAGGCGCTCGCGTTCGTCGGCGGCAGCGCCGACCGCGTGTTCGCGATCGACACCGACCTGAACCGGCCCTACTGGACGGCGCACCTCACCTACTCGGCCGCGACCGGCGGCCAGCCGCCGAGCACGTGGCTCTGCCCTGGCGGCCTGACGGCGACGCCGACGCGCCGCACGAACCTGGCGCCCTCGGCCTTCGGCCGGGGCGGGGGCGGCGGGCGCGGCGCGCGGAGCGGCAGCGCCGTCGGCGAGCCCGGACAGGGCGCGGCCGTGCTGGCGCAGCAGCGCGGGCGCGGCCCGGCCCCCGCCGCGCCGCCGCCGGCCGGGCCGGCGCGCGGCGCCCGCGCCGCCGTCCCGCCGGTGCCGTTCGGCGGCGTGGACCCCATCTACGCCGTCGGCAGCGACGGCCTGCTGCGCACGCTGCGCGCGAGCAACGGCAGCGAAGCCGCCGCGCCGATCCCGTTCCTGCCGCCGGACGTCCGTGCCTCCGCGCTGATCTGGATTGACGGCGTCGTCTACACGACGACCTCGCACGACTGCGGCGCCGTGCCGAACGCGATCTGGGCCCTCGACACGACGACGCCGGAACACAAGGTGACGAAGTGGGAGACGGGCGGCGCCGACTTCGTCGGCGGCGGCACGCCGGCGTTCGCCGCCGACGGCACGCTGTTCGTCACGCTCGGCGCCGAACCGGTGCGGCGCGCCACCGTGCTCTCCGCGTCCGCCGCGCCGGTCGCGCGCCATGCCCATGCCGTCGTCGCGCTCGACCGCGAGACGCTCACGGTGAAGAACTGGTTCTCGGTGCCGGGCCTCGAGCTCACGTCGCCGCCGATCGTTGTACGCCGCGGCAACCGCGACCTCGTCGCCGTCACGGCGAGCGACGGCAAGCTGTACCTGCTCGATGCCGCGGCGCTCGGCGGCGCCGACCATCGCACCGCCGTGGCCGTGAGCGACGCGTTCACCGCGCCCGGCGCCATGCCGGGACTGGCGACGTGGCAGGACGCCAGCACGCAGTGGATTCTCGCGACGTCGGGCGCGGCGCCTGCTGGCGGCGCCGCGTTCGCCGGCAACGGCGTCGCCGCGGCCGGCAGCGTCGTCGCCTTCAGGCTCGTCGAGAAGGGAGGCACGCTCGCCGTCGAACCGGCGTGGCGCTCGCGCAACGTCCCGGCGCCAACGCCGCCGACCGTCGTCAATGGCCTGGTGTTCGTGGCCGCGAGCGGCGAGCACCGGCCGGCTGGCGAGATGAGCGCGGCCGCGCGCGCGTCACGCTCGACGAACGGTGTGCTCTACGCGCTCGACGGTGCCAGCGGCAAGGAGCTCTGGAACAGCGGGCTCACGATCCGCTCGTTCGTGCGCGGCGGCATCGTCGCGGCCGCCGGCCAGGTGTACCTGGTGACGTACGACAACCGTCTCTACGCGTTCGGCGTGCCGATGGAGCACTGA
- a CDS encoding beta-galactosidase trimerization domain-containing protein encodes MDLSRRELLILPAAAALSSAAPAAVRAQTIATGAVTPWARTIRRLGQLNMTEHDPLVLDVEAWADYWASLKVDAVLVSVTGILAFYQTNVPFHRKGKYLGTRDFFGDCCAAAKKRGIHVIARMSPDLNWEDAVAAHPEWFQRNAQGAVVRHTEDPRLFRTCMFSTYMTDYMVAIMKEINARYDVDGLFTNAWPPLGSLPTCRCDVCRTLPPPGSLAYWEAFNERTVMLWKLYDGIAKEKHPSNFYFANLGGGIRSSANLVELGKLCEWFQCDNQGRGGDDAPIWGCAMQGRVCQAVQSGKMATNVTGAWSTGSPRWRNVHKSLPEAQMWMNETLASGMVPYHHIIGGETGLGEDRRALDPARQYFNWMARHDEHFVNTRSVASIGVVMGQRTHLFHQPPPGSTMAQHMSGLYYALLEGRFLFDFVHEDKLSAPELAKYSTLILPNVAVISDEQCRQIRAFVDRGGSLLATFQTSLFTERNERRADFGLADVLGIRRAGDLVGTTGNAYMGRIERPHALVAGFTGTSLVPGAEYRIPVAVTGSADPPVLTVVPGYVAYPPELSYPDPARTTEPAVVLRENGRSRAAYFPGDVERTLWRTGHTDLTRLVQNAVRWVSHDDAPATIAGPGVIETFVWETRPGFSVHVLNYTNPAMHKGTIREFFPIGAQEVRLRLSAGRRVTRVELLKAEMAVPFRADEASVTFTIPRVVDYEVAAVHVS; translated from the coding sequence ATGGATCTCAGTCGACGGGAGCTGCTCATCCTGCCAGCCGCCGCGGCATTGTCGAGCGCGGCGCCGGCTGCGGTGCGCGCGCAGACCATCGCCACGGGCGCCGTGACGCCGTGGGCCCGAACGATCCGCCGGCTCGGCCAGCTCAACATGACCGAGCACGATCCGCTCGTGCTCGACGTCGAGGCGTGGGCCGACTACTGGGCGAGCCTGAAGGTGGACGCCGTGCTCGTCTCGGTCACGGGCATTCTCGCGTTCTACCAGACGAACGTCCCGTTCCATCGGAAGGGCAAGTACCTCGGCACGCGCGACTTCTTCGGCGACTGCTGCGCGGCGGCGAAGAAGCGCGGCATCCACGTGATCGCGCGCATGAGCCCGGACCTCAACTGGGAAGACGCGGTCGCGGCGCATCCCGAGTGGTTCCAGCGCAACGCCCAAGGCGCGGTCGTTCGCCACACGGAGGATCCCCGCCTCTTCCGCACGTGCATGTTCTCCACGTACATGACCGACTACATGGTCGCGATCATGAAGGAGATCAACGCGCGCTACGACGTCGACGGTCTCTTCACGAACGCCTGGCCGCCGCTCGGATCGCTCCCCACCTGCCGGTGCGACGTCTGCCGGACGCTGCCGCCGCCGGGCTCGCTCGCTTACTGGGAGGCGTTCAACGAGCGGACCGTCATGCTGTGGAAGCTGTACGACGGCATCGCGAAGGAGAAGCACCCGTCGAACTTCTACTTCGCGAACCTGGGCGGCGGCATCCGCTCCTCGGCCAACCTCGTCGAGCTCGGCAAGCTGTGCGAGTGGTTCCAATGCGACAACCAGGGACGGGGCGGCGACGATGCGCCGATTTGGGGCTGCGCGATGCAGGGGCGCGTCTGTCAGGCCGTGCAGTCCGGGAAGATGGCGACCAACGTGACGGGCGCCTGGTCCACCGGCAGCCCGCGCTGGCGCAACGTCCACAAGTCGCTTCCCGAAGCGCAGATGTGGATGAACGAGACGCTCGCGTCCGGGATGGTGCCGTATCACCACATCATCGGCGGCGAGACCGGCCTTGGCGAGGATCGCCGCGCGCTCGATCCGGCACGGCAGTACTTCAACTGGATGGCCCGGCACGACGAGCACTTCGTCAACACCCGCTCGGTCGCGTCAATCGGCGTCGTCATGGGGCAGCGCACGCACCTGTTCCATCAGCCGCCGCCCGGATCGACGATGGCGCAGCACATGAGCGGCCTCTACTACGCGCTGCTCGAGGGCCGCTTCCTCTTCGACTTCGTCCACGAGGACAAGCTGTCGGCGCCGGAGCTGGCGAAGTACTCGACGCTGATCCTGCCGAACGTCGCGGTGATCAGCGACGAGCAGTGCCGGCAGATCCGCGCGTTCGTCGATCGCGGCGGCTCGCTCCTCGCGACGTTCCAAACGAGCCTCTTCACCGAGCGGAACGAACGTCGAGCCGATTTCGGCCTCGCCGACGTCCTCGGCATTCGCAGAGCGGGCGACCTCGTCGGCACGACGGGCAACGCGTACATGGGCCGGATCGAGCGGCCGCACGCGCTCGTCGCGGGGTTCACCGGCACGTCGCTCGTGCCCGGCGCCGAGTACCGCATCCCGGTCGCCGTGACCGGATCGGCCGATCCACCGGTCCTCACCGTCGTGCCCGGCTACGTCGCGTATCCGCCCGAGCTGTCGTACCCGGATCCGGCGCGCACGACCGAGCCGGCCGTCGTGCTCCGCGAGAACGGACGCAGCCGCGCCGCCTACTTCCCGGGCGACGTGGAGCGGACGCTCTGGCGCACCGGCCACACGGACCTCACGCGGCTCGTGCAGAACGCCGTCCGATGGGTGTCGCACGATGACGCGCCCGCGACGATCGCGGGGCCGGGCGTGATCGAGACGTTCGTCTGGGAGACGCGGCCCGGTTTCAGCGTTCACGTGCTCAACTACACGAACCCGGCGATGCACAAAGGGACGATCCGCGAGTTCTTCCCCATCGGCGCGCAGGAAGTGCGCCTGCGGCTCTCGGCGGGCCGGCGCGTGACGCGCGTCGAGCTGCTCAAGGCCGAGATGGCCGTGCCGTTCCGGGCCGACGAGGCCTCGGTCACGTTCACGATCCCGCGGGTGGTGGATTACGAAGTCGCCGCCGTGCACGTGTCATGA
- a CDS encoding FAD-binding oxidoreductase has translation MKAQHDPVAVLGAGIMGTCTALWLARRGVPAVVFDEAAAPLSGASRWNEGKIHLGYLYAAAPSLDTARVLIPGGLAFKPLVQELIGADLEPATTGEDDLYLVHRESVIGADAAERHYESTAAIVRAHAGASAYLADARASRVVRLSGRELDRLAEGAIVEAGFRVLERSVFTAWVADRLAAALGADPLVSLALEHRVTDVVSVTGDREGPWRVHANGVAFGPFRHVVNALWHGRPAIDRRVGDCVDRAVHHRYRVALFVRTAVPVTVPSAIVCVGPYGDVKNYTGRDFYVSWYPAGLLASGDGIVPPPTPQIDADRQRAIVSDVFDGLGRILPGVREIRERATSLAVEGGWVYAQGHGTLDDPRSTLHRRDHLGIKWFGTYASVDTGKYSVAPYLARDLASRIAEAGTARQAAPRS, from the coding sequence GTGAAGGCGCAGCACGATCCGGTGGCGGTGCTGGGCGCCGGGATCATGGGCACCTGTACGGCGCTTTGGCTGGCGCGCCGCGGCGTGCCCGCGGTGGTGTTCGACGAAGCGGCCGCGCCGCTCTCGGGTGCCAGCCGCTGGAACGAAGGCAAGATCCATCTGGGATATCTCTACGCCGCCGCGCCGTCGCTCGACACCGCGCGCGTGCTGATTCCAGGCGGCCTCGCGTTCAAGCCGCTCGTCCAGGAGCTCATCGGCGCCGATCTCGAGCCGGCGACCACGGGCGAGGACGACCTCTACCTCGTGCATCGCGAGAGCGTGATCGGGGCCGACGCCGCCGAACGCCACTACGAGTCCACCGCGGCGATCGTGCGAGCGCACGCCGGCGCGTCCGCTTACCTTGCGGACGCGCGCGCTTCGCGCGTCGTCCGCCTGTCGGGGCGTGAGTTGGATCGGCTGGCGGAGGGCGCGATCGTCGAGGCGGGATTCCGCGTGCTCGAACGATCGGTATTCACCGCATGGGTGGCGGATCGGCTCGCGGCGGCGCTTGGCGCCGACCCTCTCGTCTCGCTGGCGCTGGAGCATCGAGTCACCGACGTCGTCTCGGTCACGGGTGACCGCGAAGGTCCATGGCGGGTGCACGCGAACGGCGTCGCCTTCGGTCCGTTCCGCCACGTCGTCAACGCGCTCTGGCACGGACGTCCGGCGATCGATCGGCGCGTCGGAGACTGCGTCGATCGCGCGGTTCATCACCGGTACCGGGTCGCGCTGTTCGTTCGTACCGCCGTCCCGGTGACCGTGCCGAGCGCGATCGTCTGCGTCGGCCCCTACGGCGACGTGAAGAACTACACCGGCCGGGACTTCTACGTGTCGTGGTATCCGGCCGGCCTGCTCGCGAGCGGCGACGGGATCGTGCCTCCGCCCACGCCGCAGATCGATGCCGATCGCCAGCGCGCGATCGTGTCGGACGTCTTCGACGGGCTCGGCCGGATCCTGCCCGGCGTGCGTGAGATTCGCGAACGGGCCACGTCGCTGGCGGTCGAAGGGGGCTGGGTGTACGCCCAGGGCCACGGCACGCTGGACGACCCGCGTTCGACGCTCCACCGCCGCGATCACCTGGGCATCAAGTGGTTCGGCACGTACGCGTCGGTCGACACGGGCAAGTACTCGGTCGCACCGTACCTGGCGCGCGACCTGGCGAGCCGGATCGCCGAAGCCGGCACGGCCCGTCAGGCGGCGCCGCGGTCGTAG
- a CDS encoding VOC family protein: MNQTKFEHASPILRVDDMARSIRYYEEALGFTNEEWSGDEFACVTRDGASIYLALGDQGHPGTWVWLGVGNVEALHREYQARGAFIVQPPEHFPWAVEMRVTDPDGHVLRFGSDPSDGTADSN, translated from the coding sequence ATGAATCAGACGAAGTTCGAGCATGCGAGCCCGATTCTGCGCGTCGATGACATGGCGCGGAGCATCCGCTACTACGAGGAAGCTCTGGGCTTCACGAACGAGGAATGGAGCGGCGACGAGTTCGCCTGTGTGACACGCGACGGTGCGTCGATTTATCTGGCCCTCGGCGATCAAGGCCATCCGGGGACGTGGGTCTGGCTCGGAGTCGGGAACGTAGAGGCACTTCACCGTGAGTATCAGGCTCGCGGCGCGTTCATCGTCCAACCGCCTGAGCACTTCCCGTGGGCAGTCGAGATGCGAGTCACCGATCCTGATGGCCACGTGCTGCGATTTGGGTCAGACCCCAGCGACGGGACGGCAGACTCGAACTGA
- a CDS encoding DUF1211 domain-containing protein, giving the protein MPSSPHASGPSPPAVPEKETGRIEAFSDGVFAIAITLLILDIRVPRPPADEAAAFDLGGALLHLWPSLLAFVMSFAIVLVMWVNHHRIFTVVRRSDDAFLFWNGLLLMAVTFVPFPTALLAEYMGEGTHEQLRLAAIVYSGHGLLSALAFTGVWRHAIRRGRLLTPGHMEAEVQAMSAQYRWGPLAYATAFVVSVVAPWVGILICFGMAAAFSIRGFMSRR; this is encoded by the coding sequence ATGCCGTCATCACCGCACGCCAGTGGTCCGTCCCCGCCTGCCGTCCCGGAGAAGGAAACCGGCCGCATCGAGGCGTTCAGCGACGGCGTCTTCGCCATCGCGATCACGCTGCTCATCCTCGACATCCGGGTGCCACGGCCGCCGGCCGACGAGGCCGCCGCCTTCGATCTCGGCGGCGCGTTGCTCCACCTCTGGCCGTCGCTGCTCGCGTTCGTGATGAGCTTCGCGATCGTCCTCGTGATGTGGGTCAACCATCACCGCATCTTCACGGTCGTCCGGCGATCCGACGATGCGTTCCTGTTCTGGAACGGGCTCCTGCTGATGGCGGTCACGTTCGTGCCGTTCCCGACCGCGCTCCTCGCCGAGTACATGGGCGAGGGCACGCACGAGCAACTGCGGCTCGCCGCCATCGTCTACTCGGGGCACGGTCTGCTCAGCGCGCTGGCGTTCACCGGCGTGTGGCGCCACGCGATCCGGCGAGGCCGCCTGCTCACGCCCGGCCACATGGAGGCGGAGGTGCAGGCGATGTCGGCGCAGTACCGGTGGGGGCCGCTCGCCTATGCCACCGCGTTCGTCGTCTCGGTCGTCGCGCCGTGGGTCGGGATTCTGATCTGCTTCGGGATGGCCGCGGCCTTCTCCATCCGCGGGTTCATGTCGCGGCGTTGA